The Candidatus Zixiibacteriota bacterium genome has a window encoding:
- a CDS encoding 4Fe-4S dicluster domain-containing protein, which translates to MNATRDGQAMSAADNDTVTKEKTAAVKKSTGPKGHVVIDAERCKGCGICVEYCPTGVLEMGSGFNRKGYHPPVVVLAEKCSGCDLCGMYCPDFAIYGVKDPVRKE; encoded by the coding sequence ATGAACGCCACGAGGGATGGACAAGCGATGTCAGCGGCCGACAACGATACTGTGACCAAGGAAAAGACGGCAGCGGTCAAGAAATCCACCGGCCCCAAGGGCCATGTCGTCATCGACGCCGAACGTTGCAAGGGGTGCGGCATCTGCGTGGAGTACTGTCCCACCGGGGTTCTCGAGATGGGCTCCGGCTTCAATCGTAAGGGTTATCATCCACCGGTCGTGGTGTTGGCGGAGAAATGCTCCGGTTGCGATTTGTGCGGCATGTACTGTCCCGACTTTGCCATCTATGGGGTCAAGGACCCGGTCCGGAAGGAGTAG